The following are from one region of the Pseudodesulfovibrio piezophilus C1TLV30 genome:
- the nadD gene encoding nicotinate (nicotinamide) nucleotide adenylyltransferase, with translation MKIGILGGSFNPIHIGHIRMGIEVLERLGLDRVELVPAKRPPHKDGSDILPFDLRLELVERAIVGIPGLGSNALEGERAGPSFTCDTLHCYQSRQPKSKISFILGASTFLELPSWRRGVEIPEMASLVVVNRWTASDKVAGFIADHWPGAEPQGEGKWVFSTGQTIDLLDIPRMDIKAGHIRRRWLEKRNLRFLVPQAVEAVLEEKAALVEESWGKRR, from the coding sequence ATGAAAATCGGTATTCTTGGCGGGAGTTTCAATCCCATTCACATCGGTCACATCCGAATGGGGATCGAGGTATTGGAAAGGCTGGGACTCGACAGAGTTGAATTGGTCCCTGCCAAACGTCCACCCCACAAAGATGGGAGTGATATCCTGCCCTTTGATTTGCGGTTGGAACTTGTAGAGAGGGCCATTGTTGGCATTCCTGGCTTGGGGAGCAATGCGCTGGAGGGGGAGCGGGCCGGACCTTCATTCACCTGTGATACGCTGCATTGCTATCAGTCCCGACAACCCAAGTCGAAGATATCGTTCATACTCGGTGCCTCCACCTTTCTTGAGTTGCCATCATGGCGACGCGGGGTGGAAATTCCCGAGATGGCTTCACTTGTCGTGGTCAATCGTTGGACAGCCTCGGACAAAGTTGCCGGGTTCATCGCTGATCACTGGCCTGGCGCAGAGCCTCAGGGTGAAGGAAAATGGGTTTTCTCGACGGGGCAAACGATTGATTTGCTCGATATCCCGCGTATGGATATCAAAGCTGGGCATATCCGGCGGCGGTGGCTGGAAAAAAGGAATTTGCGCTTTCTCGTTCCTCAAGCAGTTGAGGCTGTTCTCGAAGAAAAGGCTGCACTGGTGGAAGAGTCTTGGGGAAAGCGTCGTTGA
- a CDS encoding AEC family transporter, translated as MENFVLLGVCFLLGVVLRRGKIVDEKGVVALNGIIIHVSLPALALLYTHSLPVGPELLIPAAMAWILFGVGLLVFYGIGKVFGLDRKTITCLTLCAGLGNTSFVGLPMIEAFYGREFLGVGMLCDTAGTFMALAIPGIILAARASGHNIAGWHVAKKVLLFPPFFAVAFGFAMQSVEYPGWFESVLSRLGSTLTPLALLSVGMTLRFEDLRGNGRSLAIGLGYKLFAAPLLIGFLYMGILGNEDMITRVTVFEAAMGPMITGGIIAMTYGLNPRLASALLGVGIPMSFLTVPLWYFLLGLI; from the coding sequence ATGGAAAATTTTGTATTGCTGGGTGTCTGTTTCCTCCTTGGGGTGGTGCTCCGTAGGGGAAAGATTGTTGACGAGAAAGGGGTCGTCGCTCTCAACGGGATTATCATTCACGTTTCGCTTCCTGCATTGGCTCTTTTGTATACCCATTCTCTGCCTGTGGGCCCGGAATTGCTCATACCTGCGGCCATGGCCTGGATTCTTTTCGGCGTCGGTTTGCTTGTGTTTTACGGCATTGGGAAAGTGTTTGGACTGGACAGAAAGACCATCACCTGCCTCACTCTTTGTGCCGGGTTAGGCAATACTTCTTTTGTTGGATTGCCTATGATCGAAGCCTTTTACGGACGGGAGTTTCTTGGGGTCGGGATGCTTTGCGATACAGCCGGAACATTTATGGCTCTCGCCATTCCCGGTATTATTTTGGCTGCTCGAGCCTCTGGCCACAATATTGCTGGGTGGCATGTGGCAAAAAAAGTTCTTCTTTTTCCTCCTTTTTTTGCCGTTGCCTTTGGATTCGCCATGCAATCGGTTGAGTATCCCGGTTGGTTTGAGTCTGTTCTTTCCCGGCTTGGCAGTACCTTGACTCCGCTTGCTTTGCTCTCTGTGGGAATGACTCTGCGCTTTGAAGACTTGAGAGGAAATGGGAGATCCCTTGCAATCGGTTTGGGGTACAAACTCTTTGCTGCTCCACTTCTTATAGGTTTCCTGTATATGGGGATACTTGGGAACGAAGATATGATTACTCGGGTAACTGTCTTTGAAGCCGCCATGGGGCCAATGATAACAGGTGGTATAATTGCCATGACCTATGGGCTGAACCCTCGTCTGGCATCGGCCTTGCTCGGAGTTGGTATCCCCATGTCCTTTTTGACTGTCCCGCTTTGGTACTTCCTCTTGGGACTCATTTAA
- a CDS encoding acetyltransferase — protein MVKDIIILGTGGNCRDILDTINVINAFKSTYNVLGFLDDNCEIHAQLIHGKPVLGKLEDAVRFSEAYFVNGIGSEFNFYRKKAILEKTRIPIEQFESIIHPTASVSATANIGAGTVLLPNATVASDVIIGNHVIMLPHAVVSHDTSVGDYSCIAGGACINGNCSLADSVYIGANSAIRSNLTVGTESLVGMGAIVIHDVPPNTVVIGNPAAILRKVHGN, from the coding sequence ATGGTAAAAGACATCATAATACTCGGCACTGGTGGCAACTGCCGAGATATTCTTGACACGATCAACGTCATCAATGCCTTTAAGAGCACCTATAATGTTTTGGGGTTTCTTGACGACAACTGCGAAATCCATGCACAACTGATTCACGGAAAACCAGTTCTCGGAAAACTGGAAGACGCAGTACGCTTCTCTGAAGCTTATTTTGTCAATGGGATAGGAAGTGAATTCAATTTTTACAGAAAGAAAGCGATACTGGAGAAAACTCGAATACCGATTGAACAATTTGAGTCAATCATCCACCCCACCGCATCTGTTTCAGCAACGGCAAATATCGGCGCAGGGACAGTCCTGCTCCCCAATGCCACTGTCGCATCGGACGTCATAATCGGGAATCATGTCATCATGCTGCCTCATGCGGTTGTGAGCCATGACACCTCAGTGGGGGACTATAGCTGTATAGCCGGAGGAGCCTGCATCAACGGCAACTGTTCACTTGCTGATTCTGTCTATATCGGTGCAAACTCAGCCATACGAAGCAATCTCACAGTCGGCACTGAAAGCCTTGTCGGAATGGGGGCAATTGTCATTCATGATGTCCCGCCAAACACGGTTGTTATCGGCAACCCGGCTGCCATATTGAGAAAAGTGCATGGCAACTGA